One Candidatus Atelocyanobacterium thalassa isolate ALOHA genomic window, TTGTTCTGTTCTTAAATATTGAGACCAGTCTATTTTATTAACATTGTTATACAGTTCCAACTCATCATTACACTTAATTGTAAGAATAGGCATTAGAAAACGAAAGACAGTTCTTGACCATATATTAACCCTGTACAATAGAGATTTATCACCTTGAAAATGAACTCCAGCAAATGTGATTTCAATATTCTTAGCGTTTAATTTTCTTAATTCTTCAGCAGCTACTTTCTCTAATCCTCTGGCAACAGTAGCAAAGTATTGATTAGGCATTAATTCAATAATCCTGTAAAATGAATTCTATCAATCATGACTATTCTCATAATATACGTACTACACATATACTACTAGAAATGGGTTTGCGACAAATATCTAAAATAAAATTATATTATTAGTACTGTTTATTTATAGTAATTCTATATCTAATTACGGCATTAATCATAACGAAAAAATATAAATTAAATTATTTACAATCTAAACTGTTAACAATTTATATCAAAAAATTCAATAGTATAAAAAATAATAAAAGTAATGTTTATATCTTTATGAAGTAAGATATAAATCGTGGTATGAAACAAGACTTATCTTGCTAGTAATTAATCACGAAATTTTATAAATTAAAGACCTACAATATTTTATTCTTAACTTATAAAATATAAGAAAAGTAAATTATTATTTATCGCTATTTTCTCTAGATTGTATAGAATATCAAGTGTTATGAAAAAATGAAGAAAATTATTACTTTAAAACAGTTTTTACTGTAGAAGTGGCCTATAAGTCTAAAATTAGCATTTTTTTAACTTTATCTTACTTATATATAATAGCTATATATGAAATACGCCTTAGTTCATGAATGGTTAACTCCAAAAGCTACAGGAGGTTCTGAATTAGTAGTCAAAGAAATCCTTAAGCACATAACAGCTGATGTTTATTCTCTTATTGACTTTGAATCTACTAACCCTAAGAGTTATCTTTATAATCGCTCTATTGGAACCACTTTTTTACAATACTTTCCTTTAGCCCATACTGGTGTCCAAAAGTATTTGCCTTTCCTCCCTTTAGCTATAGAACAACTAGATTTAAGAAAATACGATGTAATACTATCTTCTTCTCACTCTGTAGCTAAGGGAATACTTGCAAGTCCACATCAACTACATGTTTGCTATTGTCATACACCAATGCGCTATGCTTGGGATTTAACTTTTGATTATCTCAGAAGTTCAATGATAGGTAGAGGAATTCCTGGAATATTTACGCGTTATTTATTACATCATCTAAGACAGTGGGATGTTATATCTGCTAACCGTGTTGATTTTTTTATAGCTAATTCTCATCATACGGCTGATCGTATATGGCGTTGTTATCGTCGTACAGCTAAAGTTATTTATCCTCCAGTGGATATAGATAGATTTACCTTTAATTCTAGTAAAGATGATTTTTATGTTACTGTTTCTAGGCTAGTTAGTTATAAAAAAATTAGCTTAATCGTACAAGCTTTTAATAAATTAGGATATCCTCTAATTATTATTGGTGATGGACCAGAAATTGCAAAACTTCGTTTAATAGCCAAACCAAACATACAAATTTTAGGAGCACAAAAGGATACAGTAGTAGAAAAGTATGTTGCAAAAGCAAAGGCTTTTATATATGCTGCCTGTGAAGACTTTGGAATTGCCTTAGTAGAAGCTCAAGCTTGTGGAACTCCAGTTATCGCCTATGGAAATGGTGGTGCTTTAGAAACTGTTATTGATGTACAACAAGATGCACAAAATGGAACTGGGATTTTATTTAAACATCAAACTGTTGAATCTCTTATTGATGCAGTTGAAACTTTTCAAGATTTCCAGTATCAAGTGGATCCTAAAAGTTGTCGTCGTCAGGCAGAAAAGTTTTCTCCTGAGATTTTTAAAACATCTTATTTAGCTTTTTTAGAAAAATGCTATAAAAATTTTACTGAAAATTCCTCGTCATAGACTTATACTAATGTACATATTTACCTGATAAGATTCTAAAAAACTAGTATGGTGTAACTTAAAGGAGTGAAATGACTGTTAACAACCAATTGACTTCTATTAAAGTATTGCAAGTTTTAACAAAAAACAAATTAATTCCTTCAATTTTTCAAAAAATTCATTTTAAATCTAGATCACAAAATATATTAAGCAATCAATTTATAAAGAGAGCTTTTGATGTATTGTTTTCTTTATCTGTATTGATTGTCTTTTTGCCTCTCTATTTGTTATTAAGTTTTTTGATAGCAATTAGTTCTCCTGGCCCTATTTTTTATTTTCAAGAAAGAGCTGGAAAGAATTTTAAGAAATTTAAATGCATTAAGTTTAGAACCATGGTTCAGAATGCAGATGAAGTATTAGAATCAATAATGGCAAGTTCTCCACAAATCAAAGCTGAATTTGAAAATAATTTTAAGTTAAGAGAAGATCCTCGAATTACTTGGATTGGGAAATTTCTTCGTTTAACTAGTCTGGATGAATTTCCTCAGTTTTGGAATGTTCTAAAAGGAGATATGAGTGTTGTTGGGCCTAGGCCTTTAGTTACTGAAGAGCTTTGTAAATACGGAGATAAGATAGGCAAGGTTTTAACTATTCGTCCGGGTATTACTGGTTTGTGGCAAGTTTCAGGGCGTAATGATATCCCTTATCCTCAAAGAGTACAAATTGATGTTTATTATGTGAATTATTATAATTGGATGATAGATATATGGATAATCTTTAAAACTATTGGAATAATTATTTTTCCGAAGAATAATGGTGCTTACTAAATTAAAGATTAATTATATAAAAACTACCATAATTAAGAGTTAAATTATGGTAGTTTTTATTTACTATGGATTAAAAAATTATTACTGATTTGTAAGATATTTCTTAATGTCGTTATGCAATATCGCAAGTTAAAGGACAAGATGCATAAACAGAAGTATTTATATGAGTTCCTTTACCATTTAACCATCTTAGCCAATGTACTTCTTGAGGATGTATACCTTTAATTGTTAATATGGCTGCACTTGTGAAAATTATTAGTAAATTAAGACTAAGTAGAGTTCCTACAACTAATAATACAGAACTCATGGGTAAAAATGTTTGTAGGATAATGGAAGCTAAAGCGCAAAAAGTTGCCATAAAAATAATTACAGGAAACCCTACAATCAATAAGCACACTATTAAAGAAAAACTCCATATTAAAAAACTTTTAATGATTATAAAAGAGTCAAGATTTCTCAAGTCTATCTTTTGTATAAGATTCATATATTACTCCTCCTTAAGAAACGTAAGCTTCAACAGCGTTGATTGAAATAAGTATAAGTATCACAATGAATTGATTGTAATTTCTGACATAAAAATTAACATACAAAGCTAGCTTTCATTGCTTATATATGTTATCCAAATAGAGATAATTTAGCTTAAGGTCTATTTCAGTTAATAAAGTTATTATTTATATTTTCTCTATGTAGAGTCAAACGTCACATAGCATTTATTTTGTACTTTAAATAATGTTTCTATTGCTTTAAAATGAAAAGAAGTAACTATTTTTAATAATGTAATTATTAAAAATAGAAGTTCAAGGAAATAAAAACCACATCATATAGTTTTGATCTTCTCGAACCTCATGTTAAACATAAACAACAGCTTCTTTTCAATAAAACTGTCTTATGAATGATGATTACTCATTATCAAGCTATAACTATTACTTACCTTCAGATTTAATTGCTCAGAGTCCTTTGGTTCCTAGAGATTCTTCGCGGCTATTAGTGATAAATTCTCTCGATACTCATATTCATAGTTTTTTTCATGAATTACCTAAGTGGCTATTACCTGGAGATTTGTTAGTGTTTAATAATACACAAGTTATTCCAGCAAGGCTCTACGGACAAAAAACTACTGGAGCTAAGGTTGAGGTTTTATTACTAGAGGAAAAAGAACCTTTCTCCTGGCTTGCGCTAGTTAAACCAGGAAAAAGATTTAAAATTGGTAGTGAAATTTTATTTAAAGAAAAATTAGATGATCTCAACCAAGA contains:
- a CDS encoding glycosyltransferase; protein product: MKYALVHEWLTPKATGGSELVVKEILKHITADVYSLIDFESTNPKSYLYNRSIGTTFLQYFPLAHTGVQKYLPFLPLAIEQLDLRKYDVILSSSHSVAKGILASPHQLHVCYCHTPMRYAWDLTFDYLRSSMIGRGIPGIFTRYLLHHLRQWDVISANRVDFFIANSHHTADRIWRCYRRTAKVIYPPVDIDRFTFNSSKDDFYVTVSRLVSYKKISLIVQAFNKLGYPLIIIGDGPEIAKLRLIAKPNIQILGAQKDTVVEKYVAKAKAFIYAACEDFGIALVEAQACGTPVIAYGNGGALETVIDVQQDAQNGTGILFKHQTVESLIDAVETFQDFQYQVDPKSCRRQAEKFSPEIFKTSYLAFLEKCYKNFTENSSS
- a CDS encoding sugar transferase, with protein sequence MTVNNQLTSIKVLQVLTKNKLIPSIFQKIHFKSRSQNILSNQFIKRAFDVLFSLSVLIVFLPLYLLLSFLIAISSPGPIFYFQERAGKNFKKFKCIKFRTMVQNADEVLESIMASSPQIKAEFENNFKLREDPRITWIGKFLRLTSLDEFPQFWNVLKGDMSVVGPRPLVTEELCKYGDKIGKVLTIRPGITGLWQVSGRNDIPYPQRVQIDVYYVNYYNWMIDIWIIFKTIGIIIFPKNNGAY